A genomic region of Tamandua tetradactyla isolate mTamTet1 chromosome 2, mTamTet1.pri, whole genome shotgun sequence contains the following coding sequences:
- the SLC1A7 gene encoding excitatory amino acid transporter 5 isoform X2 — protein sequence MRMLKMLILPLVVSSLVSGLASLDAKTSSRLGVLTVAYYLWTTFMAVIVGIVLVSVIHPGGAAQKEVTEQSGKPIMSSADALLDLIRNMFPANLVEATFKQYRTKTTPMVKATREAARETPPRSILIYGVQEENGSRVQNFALDLTPPPEVVYKSEPSTSDGMNVLGIVIFSATMGIMLGRMGDGGAPLVSFCQCLNESVMKIVAVAVWYFPFGIVFLIAGKILEMDDPTAVGKKLGLYAVTVVCGLVVHGLFILPLLYFFITKKNPIVFIRGVLQALLIALATSSSSATLPITFKCLLENNHIDRRIARFVLPVGATINMDGTALYEAVAAIFIAQVNNYELDFGQIITISITATAASIGAAGIPQAGLVTMVIVLTSVGLPTDDITLIIAVDWALDRFRTMINVLGDALAAGIMAHVCRKDFARDTGTEKVPPCEAKPMSLQEIVATQRNGCVKSVAEASELTLGPACPHHVPVQVEQDQEPAPASLGHCTIEISELETNV from the exons ATGAGAATGTTGAAGATGCTGATCTTACCTCTGGTGGTCTCCAG CTTGGTGTCCGGCCTCGCCTCCCTGGATGCCAAGACCTCCAGCCGCCTGGGTGTCCTCACCGTGGCATACTACCTGTGGACCACCTTCATGGCCGTCATCGTGGGCATCGTCCTCGTCTCTGTCATCCACCCGGGTGGTGCGGCTCAGAAGGAGGTGACCGAGCAGAGTGGGAAGCCCATCATGAGCTCGGCCGACGCCCTCCTGGACCTCATCCG GAACATGTTCCCAGCCAACCTGGTGGAGGCCACATTCAAACAG TACCGCACCAAGACAACACCCATGGTCAAGGCCACCCGGGAGGCCGCCAGGGAGACCCCTCCTCGGAGCATCCTCATCTATGGGGTCCAGGAGGAGAATGGCTCTCGTGTCCAGAACTTTGCCCTGGACCTGACCCCGCCGCCTGAGGTCGTTTACAAGTCAGAGCCGAGCACCAGCGACGGCATGAACGTGTTGGGCATCGTCATCTTCTCCGCCACCATGG GCATCATGCTGGGCCGCATGGGTGACGGAGGGGCCCCCTTGGTCAGCTTCTGCCAGTGCCTCAATGAGTCTGTCATGAAGATCGTGGCGGTGGCCGTGTG gtACTTCCCCTTTGGCATTGTGTTCCTTATTGCTGGAAAGATCCTGGAGATGGACGACCCCACGGCCGTCGGGAAGAAGCTGGGCTTGTACGCAGTCACGGTGGTGTGTGGGCTCGTGGTCCACGGCCTCTTCATCCTGCCCCTGCTGtacttcttcatcaccaaaaagAACCCTATCGTCTTCATCCGCGGTGTCCTCCAGGCCCTGCTCATCGCACTGGCCACCTCCTCCAG CTCGGCCACACTGCCCATCACCTTCAAGTGCCTGCTGGAGAACAACCACATTGACCGGCGAATCGCCCGCTTCGTGCTGCCCGTGGGCGCCACCATCAACATGGACGGCACAGCACTCTACGAAGCGGTGGCCGCCATCTTCATTGCTCAGGTGAACAACTACGAGCTGGACTTCGGCCAGATCATCACCATCAG CATCACGGCAACTGCAGCCAGCATCGGGGCAGCTGGCATCCCCCAGGCAGGGCTGGTCACCATGGTCATTGTGCTGACCTCCGTGGGACTGCCCACTGACGACATCACCCTCATCATCGCTGTCGACTGGGCTCT GGACCGTTTCCGCACCATGATTAATGTGCTGGGGGATGCGCTGGCTGCAGGGATCATGGCCCATGTGTGCAGGAAGGACTTTGCTCGGGACACGGGCACCGAG AAAGTGCCGCCCTGCGAGGCCAAGCCCATGAGCCTCCAGGAAATCGTGGCGACTCAGAGGAATGGTTGTGTGAAGAGCGTGGCTGAGGCCTCGGAGCTGACCCTGGGCCCTGCCTGCCCCCACCACGTCCCTGTACAGGTGGAGCAAGACCAGGAACCGGCCCCGGCCAGCCTGGGCCACTGCACCATCGAGATCAGTGAGCTCGAGACCAACGTCTGA
- the SLC1A7 gene encoding excitatory amino acid transporter 5 isoform X3 — translation MRETPPMELRGKDCFPEMGRFMANAPSLVSGLASLDAKTSSRLGVLTVAYYLWTTFMAVIVGIVLVSVIHPGGAAQKEVTEQSGKPIMSSADALLDLIRNMFPANLVEATFKQYRTKTTPMVKATREAARETPPRSILIYGVQEENGSRVQNFALDLTPPPEVVYKSEPSTSDGMNVLGIVIFSATMGIMLGRMGDGGAPLVSFCQCLNESVMKIVAVAVWYFPFGIVFLIAGKILEMDDPTAVGKKLGLYAVTVVCGLVVHGLFILPLLYFFITKKNPIVFIRGVLQALLIALATSSSHPTPAGSRSTSGRIQKEQDAIEEKPQRPWPENLHPGQRPRGGEEGEGEGERQSRKQLPAPFLGPRLPELAWQEPQALGPAHLGLIRLWQVELGSQAVACTERKNARSMPPWVRAGTATRSPNNKQSHR, via the exons ATGAGAGAGACTCCTCCAATGGAGCTCAGGGGCAAGGATTGCTTCCCAGAGATGGGACGCTTCATGGCGAATGCACCAAG CTTGGTGTCCGGCCTCGCCTCCCTGGATGCCAAGACCTCCAGCCGCCTGGGTGTCCTCACCGTGGCATACTACCTGTGGACCACCTTCATGGCCGTCATCGTGGGCATCGTCCTCGTCTCTGTCATCCACCCGGGTGGTGCGGCTCAGAAGGAGGTGACCGAGCAGAGTGGGAAGCCCATCATGAGCTCGGCCGACGCCCTCCTGGACCTCATCCG GAACATGTTCCCAGCCAACCTGGTGGAGGCCACATTCAAACAG TACCGCACCAAGACAACACCCATGGTCAAGGCCACCCGGGAGGCCGCCAGGGAGACCCCTCCTCGGAGCATCCTCATCTATGGGGTCCAGGAGGAGAATGGCTCTCGTGTCCAGAACTTTGCCCTGGACCTGACCCCGCCGCCTGAGGTCGTTTACAAGTCAGAGCCGAGCACCAGCGACGGCATGAACGTGTTGGGCATCGTCATCTTCTCCGCCACCATGG GCATCATGCTGGGCCGCATGGGTGACGGAGGGGCCCCCTTGGTCAGCTTCTGCCAGTGCCTCAATGAGTCTGTCATGAAGATCGTGGCGGTGGCCGTGTG gtACTTCCCCTTTGGCATTGTGTTCCTTATTGCTGGAAAGATCCTGGAGATGGACGACCCCACGGCCGTCGGGAAGAAGCTGGGCTTGTACGCAGTCACGGTGGTGTGTGGGCTCGTGGTCCACGGCCTCTTCATCCTGCCCCTGCTGtacttcttcatcaccaaaaagAACCCTATCGTCTTCATCCGCGGTGTCCTCCAGGCCCTGCTCATCGCACTGGCCACCTCCTCCAG CCACCCGACCCCTGCTGGCAGCAGAAGCACCTCAGGCAGGATTCAGAAGGAGCAGGACGCCATCGAGGAAAAGCCCCAGAGGCCATGGCCCGAGAACCTCCACCCAGGCCAGAGGCCACGGGGTGGGGAAGAAGGGGAGGGCGAAGGGGAGAGACAGAGCCGCAAACAGCTGCCAGCCCCCTTCCTCGGGCCAAGGCTGCCAGAGCTGGCTTGGCAGGAGCCGCAAGCCTTGGGCCCAGCACATCTGGGGCTCATTAGGCTCTGGCAAGTGGAACTGGGCTCCCAGGCCGTGGCCTGTACGGAGAGAAAGAATGCCAGGTCCATGCCACCCTGGGTCCGTGCTGGCACTGCCACGAGGAGCCCTAACAACAAACAAAGCCACAGATAA
- the SLC1A7 gene encoding excitatory amino acid transporter 5 isoform X1 — translation MRETPPMELRGKDCFPEMGRFMANAPSLVSGLASLDAKTSSRLGVLTVAYYLWTTFMAVIVGIVLVSVIHPGGAAQKEVTEQSGKPIMSSADALLDLIRNMFPANLVEATFKQYRTKTTPMVKATREAARETPPRSILIYGVQEENGSRVQNFALDLTPPPEVVYKSEPSTSDGMNVLGIVIFSATMGIMLGRMGDGGAPLVSFCQCLNESVMKIVAVAVWYFPFGIVFLIAGKILEMDDPTAVGKKLGLYAVTVVCGLVVHGLFILPLLYFFITKKNPIVFIRGVLQALLIALATSSSSATLPITFKCLLENNHIDRRIARFVLPVGATINMDGTALYEAVAAIFIAQVNNYELDFGQIITISITATAASIGAAGIPQAGLVTMVIVLTSVGLPTDDITLIIAVDWALDRFRTMINVLGDALAAGIMAHVCRKDFARDTGTEKVPPCEAKPMSLQEIVATQRNGCVKSVAEASELTLGPACPHHVPVQVEQDQEPAPASLGHCTIEISELETNV, via the exons ATGAGAGAGACTCCTCCAATGGAGCTCAGGGGCAAGGATTGCTTCCCAGAGATGGGACGCTTCATGGCGAATGCACCAAG CTTGGTGTCCGGCCTCGCCTCCCTGGATGCCAAGACCTCCAGCCGCCTGGGTGTCCTCACCGTGGCATACTACCTGTGGACCACCTTCATGGCCGTCATCGTGGGCATCGTCCTCGTCTCTGTCATCCACCCGGGTGGTGCGGCTCAGAAGGAGGTGACCGAGCAGAGTGGGAAGCCCATCATGAGCTCGGCCGACGCCCTCCTGGACCTCATCCG GAACATGTTCCCAGCCAACCTGGTGGAGGCCACATTCAAACAG TACCGCACCAAGACAACACCCATGGTCAAGGCCACCCGGGAGGCCGCCAGGGAGACCCCTCCTCGGAGCATCCTCATCTATGGGGTCCAGGAGGAGAATGGCTCTCGTGTCCAGAACTTTGCCCTGGACCTGACCCCGCCGCCTGAGGTCGTTTACAAGTCAGAGCCGAGCACCAGCGACGGCATGAACGTGTTGGGCATCGTCATCTTCTCCGCCACCATGG GCATCATGCTGGGCCGCATGGGTGACGGAGGGGCCCCCTTGGTCAGCTTCTGCCAGTGCCTCAATGAGTCTGTCATGAAGATCGTGGCGGTGGCCGTGTG gtACTTCCCCTTTGGCATTGTGTTCCTTATTGCTGGAAAGATCCTGGAGATGGACGACCCCACGGCCGTCGGGAAGAAGCTGGGCTTGTACGCAGTCACGGTGGTGTGTGGGCTCGTGGTCCACGGCCTCTTCATCCTGCCCCTGCTGtacttcttcatcaccaaaaagAACCCTATCGTCTTCATCCGCGGTGTCCTCCAGGCCCTGCTCATCGCACTGGCCACCTCCTCCAG CTCGGCCACACTGCCCATCACCTTCAAGTGCCTGCTGGAGAACAACCACATTGACCGGCGAATCGCCCGCTTCGTGCTGCCCGTGGGCGCCACCATCAACATGGACGGCACAGCACTCTACGAAGCGGTGGCCGCCATCTTCATTGCTCAGGTGAACAACTACGAGCTGGACTTCGGCCAGATCATCACCATCAG CATCACGGCAACTGCAGCCAGCATCGGGGCAGCTGGCATCCCCCAGGCAGGGCTGGTCACCATGGTCATTGTGCTGACCTCCGTGGGACTGCCCACTGACGACATCACCCTCATCATCGCTGTCGACTGGGCTCT GGACCGTTTCCGCACCATGATTAATGTGCTGGGGGATGCGCTGGCTGCAGGGATCATGGCCCATGTGTGCAGGAAGGACTTTGCTCGGGACACGGGCACCGAG AAAGTGCCGCCCTGCGAGGCCAAGCCCATGAGCCTCCAGGAAATCGTGGCGACTCAGAGGAATGGTTGTGTGAAGAGCGTGGCTGAGGCCTCGGAGCTGACCCTGGGCCCTGCCTGCCCCCACCACGTCCCTGTACAGGTGGAGCAAGACCAGGAACCGGCCCCGGCCAGCCTGGGCCACTGCACCATCGAGATCAGTGAGCTCGAGACCAACGTCTGA